One Methanococcus aeolicus Nankai-3 DNA segment encodes these proteins:
- a CDS encoding nitrogenase component I subunit alpha, translating into MPYVLLDCDNPIPERMKHTYVFDPEEKIIPASNINTVPGDMTERGCAFAGARGVVGGPVKDIIHMVHGPVGCAFYTWGSRRALSDNELHRRYCWTTDLQESDIVYGGEKTLEKACMEAIDEFPEANGMMIYTNCPTALIGDNIDAVGNKVEEYMKKPVFPVNCPGFAGVSQSKGHHVFNTMFYRWLKKKKEQYPEKCLKEENKTPYDIALIGDYNMDWDVAVINDLFEKIGVRNVVTFTGNAAMDDLFKLTDVKLNVVHCQRSAEYIAHMVQDGFNVPFTRVSFFGITKTSEALYDVAERLNIPKETVDEVIEKELKPINEELEFYKSKLNGKKCMVYVGGPRTWHWIMAMKELGIDYVVACCTFSHEDDYEKMNINLEKAGLTNVLVMDSPNEPELEEAAEIYKPDFMLVGLKERYLFRKFGIPTVNSHSYEEGPYAGYRGFVNFARDIYKAVCHPIWNTIHEKEDKFEEYKVK; encoded by the coding sequence ATGCCATATGTATTATTGGATTGCGATAACCCAATCCCCGAAAGAATGAAACATACCTATGTGTTTGACCCCGAAGAAAAGATAATACCTGCATCCAATATAAACACAGTTCCAGGAGACATGACTGAAAGAGGTTGTGCCTTTGCAGGAGCTAGGGGTGTAGTTGGAGGACCTGTTAAAGATATTATACACATGGTGCATGGTCCTGTGGGATGTGCATTTTATACCTGGGGATCAAGAAGAGCTTTGTCAGACAATGAACTTCATAGAAGATACTGTTGGACAACAGATTTACAGGAATCAGACATTGTATATGGAGGGGAAAAAACCCTTGAAAAAGCGTGTATGGAAGCAATTGACGAATTCCCAGAAGCTAATGGTATGATGATATATACCAACTGTCCTACGGCACTTATTGGAGACAATATTGATGCAGTAGGTAATAAAGTTGAAGAATATATGAAAAAACCAGTATTTCCAGTGAATTGTCCTGGATTTGCAGGAGTATCCCAGTCAAAAGGACACCATGTATTTAACACGATGTTTTACAGATGGTTAAAGAAGAAAAAGGAACAATATCCTGAAAAATGTCTAAAAGAAGAAAATAAAACTCCATATGATATTGCATTAATCGGGGACTACAACATGGATTGGGATGTTGCTGTAATTAATGATTTATTTGAAAAAATTGGAGTAAGAAATGTAGTGACATTTACAGGAAATGCTGCAATGGATGATTTGTTTAAATTAACAGATGTAAAATTAAATGTTGTTCACTGTCAAAGGTCTGCTGAATATATTGCTCACATGGTTCAAGATGGATTTAATGTGCCATTCACAAGGGTTTCTTTCTTTGGAATTACTAAAACTTCTGAAGCATTATATGATGTAGCTGAAAGATTGAATATACCAAAAGAAACAGTGGATGAAGTAATTGAAAAAGAATTAAAACCAATAAACGAAGAATTGGAATTCTATAAATCAAAACTTAACGGTAAAAAGTGCATGGTTTATGTTGGAGGTCCAAGAACCTGGCACTGGATTATGGCTATGAAGGAATTGGGAATTGATTATGTGGTTGCATGCTGTACATTCTCCCATGAGGATGATTACGAAAAAATGAATATTAATCTTGAAAAAGCTGGATTAACTAATGTTCTTGTAATGGATTCACCAAATGAACCAGAATTGGAAGAGGCGGCAGAAATATATAAACCTGATTTCATGCTTGTAGGATTAAAAGAAAGATATTTATTTAGAAAATTCGGAATTCCAACAGTAAATTCACACAGTTATGAAGAAGGACCTTATGCAGGATACAGAGGATTTGTCAATTTTGCAAGAGATATTTATAAAGCGGTTTGTCATCCAATTTGGAATACAATACATGAAAAAGAGGACAAATTTGAAGAATATAAGGTGAAATAA
- a CDS encoding P-II family nitrogen regulator, whose protein sequence is MKEIIAIIRPNAVRKTAEALSSVGFPAMTMCECFGRGKQKGYFALNMPDLVDLDKIREEGEALGLHLKYIPKRMISVVAEEADVPLVVGLIMKVNRTGRFGDGKIFVMPTEDAIRIRTGESGDIAIGN, encoded by the coding sequence GTGAAAGAAATAATAGCAATAATAAGACCAAATGCAGTTAGAAAAACTGCTGAGGCACTTTCTAGTGTAGGATTTCCTGCCATGACTATGTGTGAGTGCTTTGGAAGGGGAAAACAGAAAGGTTATTTTGCACTAAATATGCCTGATTTGGTAGATTTAGATAAAATAAGAGAAGAAGGAGAAGCCCTAGGATTACATTTAAAATATATCCCTAAAAGAATGATTTCCGTAGTTGCCGAAGAGGCCGATGTTCCACTTGTAGTAGGATTAATTATGAAAGTTAATAGAACTGGAAGATTTGGAGACGGTAAAATATTTGTAATGCCTACCGAAGATGCCATAAGAATTAGAACAGGCGAATCAGGAGACATTGCCATTGGAAACTAA
- a CDS encoding P-II family nitrogen regulator — MKLIKAIVRPEKVDDVVDALENAGYPAFTKLNTVGRGKQGGLQVGEIYYDELPKTLLLLAVGDDEVDEVVGLIKSSALTGNFGDGKIFIQPLEELYTIRTGEKQTK, encoded by the coding sequence ATGAAATTAATAAAAGCGATTGTTAGACCTGAAAAAGTAGATGATGTAGTAGATGCTCTTGAAAACGCAGGATATCCTGCATTTACAAAATTAAATACAGTAGGAAGAGGAAAACAGGGCGGATTACAAGTTGGAGAAATATATTACGACGAATTACCTAAAACACTATTATTACTTGCTGTTGGCGATGATGAAGTTGATGAAGTTGTAGGATTAATAAAGTCCTCTGCATTAACAGGAAATTTCGGAGATGGGAAAATTTTTATTCAGCCATTGGAGGAATTATACACCATTAGAACAGGCGAAAAACAAACCAAATAA